aaaatcatagtGTTTATTACTTTTCTCAATTAGCAATAAGTTCATACCGTATTGGTAGAAATTCTGGCTGAACTAGAATTTCACACTGAGGGCTCCCTTCAAGAAAAGTTGACTCATACAAAGTTACTAAATGCCTTCTTGAATTATAACTTGTCATTTTGGTAACCACTTTGGCCCTTTAAACTTTTCTCTGCTTACCAAGTAAACATTGGTCTTCAAAAGCTCATATACCAGATGAAAGAATTTTTAGGTTTGCATTGAGTATATATGCATTCTCAGATATGCCATTATACAcagatatctatatctatctacacAATGCATATATATCTTTTATATCTATACATATGTTCTTCACTTCTGTTTAAAAACTTGATCCTCATGCTTGAGTGATAAAAACAATTACATAAATGACTCAttacaaatatggaaaaaaaagacaaagtattTCTGTAGTTTGTACAAAAAAACAACAGTTGCTATTATTATCTATATAGAAGTCAATTTAGGCATTTTCAAATTGTAGGGTCAGAGCAGGCTGTCCAGTGGATATTCAGACCATGCTCTGCCACTCTGTATAAAatgctgtggccaggattctcacctggccctggttggctagctcactacacatgtgtgggctgTACGTTGTTGTTGACTcttaaagagctctgcctagtgctctgggtgaaTCGGTGGcatgactgcaaggctgcaggagagcagagcagagtctGGAATGGTGGTAGAGGACGGCtatgtgggcagaggggcccagaggcagagagaccagcctgctgcatgcagccttgctctgagtggacaaaagtttagtgattgacctgccacggtggaaataaagttgggtataactctttcactccaagaacgttttaccgtcatttctttggtcacattgaatccatactgaacttgcctggggcagaaacccattggcaagacagctacCAAGATACTACGTCAGTTAGGAATGGACCCAGGAGAACTTTTAATTCTATTTTAGAGAAATTATAAGATGCTGGCAGGTGCCTTTGGGAATAAATACAAACAtcccaggtaaggaaactgaagttcagaaaggTGAAATAATTTGCTCCCTACATGTAATTTAGATCTAGACCTAAGACTCCAGGTCGACTAAATCAGGTGCAGCTTTCTCTGCGCTACGGTTTTTGTCCTGTAACTGAAGGTCAGGCTGATTATCTTAAGGTCTTCCCGCACTGTGCTTCCTCCATGGTCGGAGTGTTTAATGGGATAGATCTAATTCAGATCAGGTTGGCTTCTGCCTTTTtggttatttcttttgttttcactgGTCTCAGTCTCTTATCAGCATTGTTCAGCATCTGTTTTATTTAAAAGACACACTGTAACACCAAGAGGAGACTAACATCCACCCCAACTCAAAAACTCAGGACACAGGACTCGGCCATTTTCAGCCGAGGCCGGGTAAAGGTGAAATGCGGACACAAGGTTTTCTCCAGAGCCCGAAGGCCACGTGCAGGAGGTGGGGCCTCCTTTGGTTGGCGTCAGGAGGGGCTCCGTCCCTCCAATCGGCTTAGGCCCCGCAGTGGAGGAGGGGGTGCGTCCTGAAGGAGAGGGCGGGACCAGTGTCCTGTCCATCACCGAGTCCTCGACCGGCAGCACCTACCACACGACTGTACCTTGGAGAGGCGGGGCCGGGGAGGAAAGGCCACTGTCGGGCGAGGCGGGGCCATACCAGCGGAAACCAATTAGCCTGGCGGCGCGAGGGTTGGGGGCGGAGCCACCGCTCCAGACCCAAACACTCGGGCCCAGGCGCTCTCTGGAGCCGTGCTGTCCCCTGGCCTTCCGGTGCGAGGGCCGGGGAGCCTCCTACCCTAGCGGGTACCCCCACTTTCGTGGCCCAGACCCCTCCTGTTAGTCCTTCTGGGGGGAGCGTGGCGACGGTTGCTGGGAAGCGCGCGCCGCCCCCATACTTTATCCTCCCCTCACGCACCACccgtttttcctctttcttcgcTGATAACAGCTGggtggctgggggaggagggaaggtggcCCCGGCGGAGTCTGGGCGGGCGCCTCCCACACACCCGCGAGCCGCCGTGGGAGCAGGATGGCGGCGGTAGCCGCGGTCGCCCGGGAGGAGGCGGTGCCGAGGCCCGGGGCTCAGAGCCCGGCGGTGGCGGCAGAGAGCGGCTCGTCGCGGCGCACTGGAACCGAAACCAGTGGCAGTCGAACAGCCACCTGAGCCGCCCCTCCGTCGGAGTCAGCCTGGGACACCCGCCGACGCCGGGACCTCCTTCCTCTCCGCTTCTCCTCGTTTCCTGCGACCCCGTCAGGCCGCCGGCCTCGCCAGCGGCCCGCGAGAAGAGCGCGCCGGGCGCCGACCGCCCCTCGGGGCGCCGGGCGGCGGCCCTGGACGTGCGGGCTTCTCTCTGGGCCGGCCGCGGCGCCTCGGTCCTGCGCTCTCGCTCCCGCCCTCCCGGCACTCCGGGCGCTGCGCGCGGGCCCGGCCAGGGGCAGGGCGGACATGGGCGCCAAGCAGAGCGGTCCGGCCGCTGCTAACGGCCGCACCCGCGCGTACTCGGGCTCAGATCTACCCTCCAGCAGCGCCGGAGGGGCCAGTGGGAccgcgggcggcggcggggcgCGGGCTGAGGCCGCGGAGAGGTGCCCGGCTCAGGTGTCCGGCGCTCACCAGCCCAGCGCCTCGGGCGCCGCCGCGGCCGCCCCGCGCAGCCGCTCCCTTGGTGGGGCTGTGGGGACCGTGGCGTCGGGGACCCGCGCTGCGCAGTCGTCCTTCAGCATCCCCAACAGCAGCAGCGGCCCATATGGCTCGCAGGACTCAGTCCACAGCAGCCCCGAggacggcggcggcggcagggACCGGCCGGCGGGCGGGGGTTCCGGCGGGCCGCGCCTGGTGATCGGTTCCTTACCAGCTCACCTCTCGCCGCACATGTTTGGAGGTACGGCCCCTTCCCTGGCTCCCCGGCTTCTGGTTCCCTGCCTCCCGCGGGCGGCACGTGGGCCGCCGCCACGCTTATTTTTACCCTTCTCCTTTTCCCCTTCGGCCTGAGTGCCGGGGTTTGCGGCGCGGCCCGGTGCCCCGTCCTGGGAGGAAAAATGCCACTTAGCCCTGGAGCGCCGCTACCCCCAGACTCATTGTTTGGTTTTTAGGCATCGTTTGCACCCTCATCTTATAGCGTCTATAATATAACCCAGTAGAGAAAGCCCTTGTTTTCTCAGTGAGGTGAATGGAGCAAATACTATTTTAAAACCAACTTAGCAGCCTTCATGTCGGTGGCTTTTCGTATCAGGAAGTCAGGAAAAGACCCGTTGCTAAATCTCTGGGGACTTAAGTGGTAGGCAGTTTTTAAAGGCCAAAAGTCAGAGGGTCTCAGATGAACATAGGAGCATTTGAAAAAGGAGGGACTTGGCTTCTTTGGACTGTCTGTTAATGTAAAAACGTAGTTCTTCAGCCTGTGTAAATAGTCCCACCTGCCACGGACACTTTAATTGGATGAATGTGTTTTTAACCACAGTCGACTGCTACTTTAGATAATGGCTAATGCGAGTTGTGTTTAATTTGGGCAGGGCATTTAACACATTTAAAACAAGGGAGAGACTATCACAACTCTGCCTAGGTGCTTTTGAAAAGCAGTGGTGATGAGAGTTCAGGAAAACTCACTTGTGAAAAATGGAGAATTTTAACAACAAAATGCTGTGGTTTTATGTAGAAACAGGAAGAAGGGTGCAGTTGATTTGAGGAAAATGAATTCGAACTCTtcagtttaattttgtttgttttatggtgATCTGCTTTGCCTCAAAATGGTTAATAGTAAGTGAATCAAGAGCCCTTCCCTTCCCAGTTCATGAAAAGAAATAGAAGTCTGGTTATAGATACTGACTGTAGAAGGTAAACACTTCCACATCACTGCGTTATGTCATGTGATACTACATTCACTCAGAATTGAACACAGATGAAAAGTGGAAGCACCACCTCCTCCATTTTTATGCCCCCTGTACTCTTACGTTTCTGTATATGAGAAATTTGAGGGGAGTTGAAGTGGAATGTTCAGTAATGTAATTTATCTGTTCTAATGTTCTGTACTAACAGCATTCATGTTGGCATAAGTTAATATTAGGAATGTCATGTTTAGTTTTTTACACTTTTTAATACTGCTTTGCACATTCAGTTTAGAACAGTTCTTTACCTTACTGTAATTATTTGTTATGAAGTAATTTTTGCTATGTAAATAGAAATATTGATGTTTGCTAAAGCtgggccattaaaaaaaaaattgaactagTGCTGTCCTTACTGTGATGTGATCATAATTAATACAGTTGAAGATGCTGAAGTCCCCGCATAGAGGAGTAATGGCAGGTTAGTGcaagaataaaggataaaaaaatatttatctttttaaaatgaaaattcctgttaATAGTTAAGATCATCAAAAGATACCTATATTTAAAAGCTTTCTAAAGAAGGGGGGAAAGGAAAAGGCTTTTCAAAATAATAGCTCTTTTCTCTTTACTATCtgattactatatattttttaaagggctGAGGATTCCCTTTAACAGAGTATAtaggtttactttttaaaaataattgatccATTCAGAGCATTAGGAAAATAGTTGACACCCATGGTATTAATTAATATAAATTAGCAAATGAAAAAGACCTAGCTCCTGGAAGTTGGAGAGGTaaaacatttatctttttaaaaagtctgcaTTCCTGGATTTGTGCACGTAGTTCTTTTAATACTGTTCGGAGTTATGATTGGGGCCTAGTAGCAACACAATATATACTGAAGGAATTTAGGCATGCTCTCTTAACCAGGCCCCTGGAGAATGGAGCCCTAATGTCCTAGGGCATCTATTGTATgcaattgttttttttctcctatacATTTAGAATGATTCTAGTTTTGTATCATTCTTGGGAAATGTTAGAAAACAGTCACTCAAATAATCTGTTGATTCAGATGAACCCAGTTGAAAAGGCTGGAAGAGGATCAGAGAAATTACCTGTTCTTATATAATTGAACAGATCAAAGAGCTAGTAACTTAAATACTAGTAGAGACAGGGAGTTGGAATACACTTTATGTAAAAACACATCTTTCTAGTGGCATTTGCTTAAATGAgatttttacttatatttcaGTGGGTGGGTTCATCAGGAAAACTTAATAAAAGCATGTTTCTCAGCATCCTGAGATTTAGGGAGTCAGATTATgccaattattattttaaaaattaaacttgatTATACTTCACATTGACTTGATTTTTTAGTACATATAGTATTAAGGTGTTTATTCGGTTACAAAATGTACAAATTTTTGGACATACTAATTACAGCTGAAAATTGAGAAAAAGTATTTCTTAGTGGAAAGTTCTCACTGTAATTTTGTAAAACTTCCTTTAATTTGTAGTATTAATATCTCTAATAAGAAAATATactaattaaatttaaaactacCATTCTCATGTGGTGGTTATATAATTTATAGACTAGGAAAACCTAAACAGTAccacttgtttttttaatttagtattcTAGCAAGTTGAATTGTTCTGTAACCTGTTGTGTCACAATGAATTGAATGAGTATTTCTGTTGGCTTTATGTGTTACTCTATTTTGGATATGCATTTTGACTATGTATATTCTAACAATTCTAGAGGGAACCAGAAGAGGTGCTTAATCCAGATATATCAGTTTATAAAATTTTCCTAGAATTTCCTAGAACTGAGTTGTTGGATATCAGAATATGATTACAATACAGGAACTTTTAAGTGTAGTAGGTTTTTCTTGTTTTAGTTATTTTCAGACTGCTGAGTTTAAATACTATGAAAGTGAACAAAAGACTTCTctatttgtttaaaaacaaaattttaagggTATAGTTTAATATTTAAAAGCCTTAGTGGTATTTAAAGAGTATTTTGGGGGGCTGTATATtatgtctattttttttccaCTATCAAGTATCTCATGATCATAAAATCATTTATTGTGGTTGGTAAAATAGTCTTTAATGATTCAGCAAGGATGGAGGAGGTAAATTGGAATATAGAAATACACCATTGGATGGAGATTATTTCTAGAGAAGTTGTGTGGGTTTCTCTTATATCCAGTGAAATGTAAAATGGATTAAACAAGCAGTGATACTGGATTGCTTTTGGCTGCCTCTCTTAACTGGCTTGTATTTGTTGGGCTGTATTATGTGAGTATTTCAGTAGTCTTTTACTCCAGGCCTCCTGTTGCTTAGGTATCATGCTTCCTTATTGAAGGAGTGTgagttatcttttaaaattttgagtaTGTAAAATAAAAGTCTGTATTTCTAGGCAGATTGATTTAATTTTCAAGGTAGATGGGGGTTTTTAAGGTGTTAACTTATCTTCATTAATCACCCATTGTTCTCAGTCCTTACTTCTTACCAGTATCTAGTGCCAAAGTGTTTGAATTTGGGATATTGTGATCAGTCTACTTCTTTTACTGAATGTTCTTTCATTCAATTGAAGACTTTTATGAGGTGTGGCAGAAGTGTCTGCTTCTTCCTAAGAAAAATGACACAATACCCACCCCTGTCACCCCCCGCCCCCAGAAAAACAACTCTGGTGATTTATGTTTCTCACTTGTAATCTCTCATATCTTTTAAACACCGTAGAAGGAGATGCCTTTGAAAATGCTGTATGCCTTACTATGCTAAAGTGTCTGTTTTGGGAACATTTTGAAAGTTCTCTTGATATGCAGTGTGAAagctgggcaggagggaggagcaGTTAGTATTGGGCTGGGCATCATCTGATAGGAGAGCTGCTTAACCCTCAGTACTATTGAGGCTTTGCTAGCTGCAAAGCTAGTAAGAGCTCTGTTGTTTCACTAATAGTGTCTCTTGCCCCCTCCAACTTGATTGCTTCACTTGGTAACCTGTAAGtagattcttatttattttctggttaCTGATACCATTAATTAGATACCagtttttttcaagtttatttacCTGGTGTTTATAAGGAGAATTGACTTAAAGTTATACGTATCACGTATACTGGTTGTATGCAATTGGGTGTAATAGCTTgtggttaaaaaagaaataaaggaactgCTTTATGTAGCAAAGTACTTccttaaatgtttaaattttgcATATACTTTACTGGTATTAACTAATGAATTAAATTTGCTCTACacttaattgtttaaaaattggAGAAAACATGCCCTTTGTGTGAACAAAGGGTTTAGAAATGCCTTTGGTTAATGACTAACACATTTAGCTGCCTAAAACAaacattatctcacagtttctctgGTCAGGAGTCTGGGCACAGCTTAGCTTGGGTCTTTTGCGAGACTGTATTCAAGATGTTGGCCAGGGCTGGTTGTTAATCTGGAGACTTGACTGGAGAAGGGTCTGCTTCCAAGCTCCCTTAGATTGTTGGCAGAATGCATTTCCTCGTGGTGGTTAAGCTCATGGCAGCTTGCTTTAAAGCCAGCAAAGGACCGGCTCTAGCAAGATGAGCTGATGTTCATTAACACTCTTATACAGATCTGTACATATATTATCACATATAGGCCATTGTCTTTGCTGCATTCCTTGGTTACAAGTAAGTCACTGAAGGGTGTAAGACAGAACAGTGTAAGTACCATGAGGCAGGGATGATGTGTGGCCAACCTAAAGTCTGTCTGCCATTCACATTGATTATAGGCTTAGGTTGACAAGTTAAACATGCAACTgtgctgtttatttttaaaatcattttttaaaaatttactttgaaGTTATAATCATTGATGTGGGCAGTGTTGCTTTAATAAATATGAATTGAACCCCTTTTAGAAGCTGGGCATTGTAGTTGTCAGTGGTACAAACATGGGACTTCTTCCTGTTCAGCTCTTGGTTGAATTTGAGATTAATATACCCTGTAACAAGTGCTATATAATAGGGTTATCAACAGAATGCTTTGTGAGGTATGGGAAGGAATGTTTCACAGAGGAAGGTAACATTTGATCTGCATTTGAAGGAATTGTAAGTTTCATGCAGGGAGGACACTCCAGACAGAAGAATCCTTGAAAGCCTTGAATTTTGGTAGGGTGATCTGAAAAGGTAAATGTGCATGGATTGTAGGATGTAAGGAGGAGTGATTGAGaacatgaaactagaaaaaataggtTTGGGCCAGTCATTGAAGAATTTTAGAGTATTACAAATTTGCTTTATCTAACTAAGTTTTAAAACATGGTAGTATGATCAGGCCATTGCAGTCAGTTTATGTGGATGACAATTTGTTGAGAGTAATACAATGTTCAGCCTTCAGTGCTATGTACAACAGACCTGATCATGATTACATTGCAGATTAGGAAGGGAGAGTGGTTGCAGGAAGATAAGCTAGGACTCTTTTAGAATATAATTGGTGGAAGATGCCTAAATTAAAATCATGGCGTTGGGGGAGAGGGAAAGTTGGATTTGATTGAGATTTCTAAGGTAGAAACGATGAGATTGAGAACCTGATTGCACAGTGATGTCACTaaccaacattaaaaaataaagaaggaatgcATTTGAGTGCTAATGCAAATTTAAATCCAAGTAGACCTCAACTCGCATGTCACCCCATAATGTTGACAATGGAAAGAATACCTTGCCTGTAGTATAATATCAGCTCTGTACTGAAAAGCTGGGGAAGaaacttaattttcttctttgcacAAGTCAGGAAAGCAGCTGGTATGCAGTTTCCTTGTTGACCTCAGCAGATGAACTGAGCTGATAGTGTTAATTAAGATTGAAGAAATTATCTGAATTTTGGTATATGTAGATTAGCAATCTACATGCAGTATTTACTAAATCAGATAGCTTACAGTTTCACATGTTGTGTACCCAGGCTCTCTCTACCCTTTTCAACATCCATTAGTTACTGAACTTTATAAACTGGCATTGAAACATGTTGAACAATGTTATGTTGCACCAACTTGATAAACTGTTACAGTGCAGTGAATATGTGTTATTTTTCAGAGACAAACCAAAGGTTAATTTCTCAAGGTTCTTGCTGCCTGCTTTTGCAGCATTTGATGGAGGGTCTTTTGTATACATTTGTAAAAGATGAAAAACCAGAttgcaaatctttttttttttttcaacttaaaCCATGTACTGAGTTTTTGGTCCAAATTGTGTAGGATAAGTTAAATTGTATTCTGTTAACCTTACAGAATGTATTTCTGTGAGCAGTTATGttgaagtattaaaaaaaaagacaaccaccaccaaagaatatgttttaggaaatatatatatatatatgagttctTTTGGggctttctttaaaattttgagtGCCTGTAGGATTTCCAAGTAAATCATCATTTAAACAGTTGAAAATAATAAGTCTCTAGGACAttacaaaaaaattagaaattgtcAATTTGCAGATTCAAAATGAAGCCAAAAAGTGGGTAAGATTACAAAGGGATGGATATAAGTTGAGGAAGGAGCAAGTATGGAATCCTGGGGAGCAAGACTTTTAAGAAATAGGCAGAGTAGAAGACCAGTGATTAGAATTGAACCACAAGGAAAGcaagttattttaaatgttttttcttatacgGTTAATACATGTtcattagagaaaaataaaatatagaaataacagAGAAGCACATAAAAGAAATTGCAAATCACTTAAACAGTTTTCCACTGGAAATAACCATAATAAAATGTctgtttttcatatatatatatgtgtgtgtatatgttttagATGCAAAATTTGGGACATTTGGTATGTTCTTTTGATTTCAAACTTCTGATCTTCTAATACAAGATTTTAAAGCTACAAATTTCCAAGAATTGCTTTAGCtgagtcccacaaattttgaagtGTGTTGGTTAACATTCAGTTAAAAACAGCATCTAATTTCccttgtaatttcttctttgatccatgggTTACATATTCTTTGATAACGTGTTTTTCTCGTCATCAGTTTCTTCCATCAGATCaaatttttaataacatttttagtggCTGCCAAGTCACTAAATTCCAAAATTCACTCAAATTTAATAAGGACTTACTTTGTTTTGCCTGGCAGTGTCCTAAGAATACAGAAGTGAAGGAGGCACATTCCGGCTTCCGTGGGCTTTATCGTCTACTTGGGGGAGACAGTAAACAAGTAAAATACATATAGTATGTCAGAGGGTATAGAGTGTGATGGAGAAAAATGGAGTGGAAGGTGGATAGAGATTGTTGGGTGGAGGCTTGTCCTGTTCAAGTGTTTTAGGGACAACCTCACTAATAACGTGACATTCAAGCAGAGGGAGGGAGCAAGCCTTGACGGATCCCTAGGGGAAAAGCATATACCCAGCAGAAAGAGCAATAACTAGAAAGGCCCTCAAGTATGAATGCAGTGAATGTGCCTGATACATTCTGGGAACAGCTGTTAAACCAGTGTGGTTGGAGATGAGAGCAGAAAGGAGTGGGGTGGGGCAGAATCgtaaaatatttataacagttgGCCTGgttttttgacttttgttttataGATGGGGAGGATTTGAGAGTTTTTTGAGCAGATTGTTATAACCCGATTTGGGTATTTaaaggattactttggctactgTGTGAGGAGAGTCTAGAGGGTAAGAGTCAAAGGCAAAAAATCAGGACAAGGGTTAACAGTGGCTTGGACCAGGGTGCTTACCACTGGGGTGTTAAGGAGAGGCCAGAGTCCAGATATGCCATTCTTTGAAGAGCCACCTGGATCAGATGTGGAGATGTGAGAGTGAAAGAATGAGTCAAGAATTTCTGTGTTTGAAGTTTGGTACTATTAAACATACTTTTGCTGTCAAAATCCTGATATGTAAATGTTTACATTTCTCCATATACTTCTTAGATATTTGTCATAGGCATAGGATCATTAGAACCAAAGATTAAGCATTTGTTCAAGGCATTTGATCTTTATTGCTGAATTGCCCTTTATAGAAAGGGCAACTTCTTCAAGTAAGGTATAAATTTTAGGGCtatctgaactttttttttctccccatggattttcaataattgtgagtgCAGAATGGTAGATGAGTTTTGAGTAATCTCTAttgagtgcttttttttttaaacaatagataagtatatagaaaaaaagtacattccatcatttaaatttaataaattctGACCATTTTGTTGTTAGTCTGTAATAGTTAATTTATCCTATTTGTATGCATGTAAACTGAGAAACATAATGGATTATTACATGTAATTTGTTTGAGAGCCAGCTTTTGGTTTGATCAataaattttactatttttattactgatttttatttcatttgttctgtttttacctTAGTTTCTCTTTTTGTAAAGTTAATTTTGTCTTTCTCCTAGTTGCTTAGttcatttggttttcatttttccttttttaatgataaaagcaTTAAGACTATGATTACTCCTCAGTAGATTTCCTATAGCTTTATATACTTAGTATTTTCATTGTTATtaggtacattttttttcttttaaaatcagctcTATTGAGGAATAATTTTGTTAGCTAcgtttaatttcttttcttttacctgGA
This is a stretch of genomic DNA from Manis pentadactyla isolate mManPen7 chromosome 7, mManPen7.hap1, whole genome shotgun sequence. It encodes these proteins:
- the ZNRF2 gene encoding E3 ubiquitin-protein ligase ZNRF2 isoform X2, with product MGAKQSGPAAANGRTRAYSGSDLPSSSAGGASGTAGGGGARAEAAERCPAQVSGAHQPSASGAAAAAPRSRSLGGAVGTVASGTRAAQSSFSIPNSSSGPYGSQDSVHSSPEDGGGGRDRPAGGGSGGPRLVIGSLPAHLSPHMFGGFKCPVCSKFVPSDEMDLHLVMCLTKPRITYNEDVLSKDAGECAICLEELQQGDTIARLPCLCIYHKGCIDEWFEVNRSCPEHPSD